A stretch of the Meiothermus cerbereus DSM 11376 genome encodes the following:
- a CDS encoding DNA methyltransferase: MPKAYQVYQRVLQVGRVFLNRPKADDREVASSLLELDQANFALFAREVGINSSKHLRYTVLPLACLQPPIGPVLHRMLAAGASFAEVQKLLSRYRKRRLGLAELQRAAQEHTWRALLVPRRAVPGWTSKPVWIFPVDKRARAYEGLNPTIAEELVRRYSQPGELVVDPMAGQGTVVQKAQKLGRRAWGGDIAGDGQLVQKLDIAALVEALGEEVADLLVLHPPTFAWFVHNIFDARVEDPPEADYTNWLSQHLSHALPVLKRGGRLVLIVRPEHKPRPLIRQEGILRWAFVAPLELLLSEHEIEPVYYHLAVSADGKEDWSIFVGRKP, from the coding sequence ATGCCCAAGGCTTATCAGGTTTATCAACGGGTATTGCAGGTGGGCCGGGTGTTTTTGAACCGACCCAAAGCAGACGACCGGGAAGTGGCCTCGAGCCTGCTGGAGCTAGATCAGGCCAATTTTGCCCTGTTTGCCCGAGAGGTGGGGATTAACAGCAGCAAGCACCTTCGTTATACGGTGCTTCCACTGGCCTGTTTGCAGCCGCCCATTGGCCCCGTGTTGCACCGGATGCTTGCAGCAGGTGCGAGCTTTGCCGAAGTGCAAAAGCTTTTGAGCCGCTATCGGAAGCGGAGGCTCGGGCTGGCCGAGCTGCAAAGAGCGGCCCAGGAACACACCTGGCGAGCGCTGCTGGTACCCCGCCGGGCCGTGCCGGGCTGGACCAGCAAGCCGGTCTGGATTTTTCCGGTGGATAAGCGTGCCCGCGCCTACGAGGGGCTCAACCCAACCATTGCCGAGGAGCTGGTTCGGCGCTATAGCCAGCCAGGGGAGTTGGTGGTAGACCCCATGGCCGGCCAGGGTACGGTGGTGCAAAAAGCGCAAAAGCTGGGCCGACGGGCCTGGGGCGGTGATATCGCGGGGGACGGCCAGCTGGTGCAAAAGCTGGACATTGCCGCGCTGGTGGAGGCCCTGGGCGAAGAAGTGGCCGACCTGTTGGTGCTGCACCCGCCCACCTTTGCCTGGTTTGTCCACAACATCTTCGATGCCAGGGTGGAAGACCCCCCTGAGGCCGACTACACCAATTGGCTCTCCCAGCACCTAAGCCATGCCCTGCCGGTGCTCAAGCGTGGTGGGCGGCTGGTGCTGATTGTGCGGCCTGAACACAAGCCCAGACCGCTGATCCGGCAGGAGGGGATTTTGCGCTGGGCCTTTGTGGCGCCGCTGGAACTGCTGCTTAGCGAGCATGAAATCGAGCCTGTGTACTACCACCTGGCTGTTTCGGCGGACGGCAAGGAGGACTGGAGCATTTTTGTGGGCCGGAAGCCCTAA
- a CDS encoding large ribosomal subunit protein bL28, whose product MSKICEISGKRPTVAYSIITRGKAKREGGVGKKITGYTKHWQEPNLRKVTVTVAGHNITFRVANSHAHKVYELVERSKGMKLEGLSAKQIKARLLSLL is encoded by the coding sequence ATGTCGAAGATCTGCGAAATTAGCGGCAAGCGCCCCACGGTGGCCTACAGCATCATCACCCGTGGTAAGGCCAAACGGGAAGGTGGGGTAGGTAAGAAGATTACCGGCTACACCAAGCACTGGCAAGAGCCCAACCTGCGCAAAGTGACCGTAACGGTGGCTGGCCACAACATCACCTTCCGGGTGGCCAACAGTCATGCCCACAAGGTCTACGAGCTGGTTGAGCGCTCCAAAGGTATGAAGCTCGAGGGCCTCAGCGCCAAGCAGATCAAAGCCCGCCTTCTGAGCCTGCTTTAA
- a CDS encoding M23 family metallopeptidase, with amino-acid sequence MPIKPGWVVLALVTLIALWQSAQLSSARRQMAGLQAEIVRLKQELQKGPEGFMLPLPGACLPKTDSNLPGAPREYRKGTNPGFVFIDGDACVPVRFGMGVVAAAGGEVIKAETTYKEMTRADFEALIRAVANGASPEQMDRLRGREVWIRHPGGFTTVYAHLSEIAPGLKVGSKVHKGQWIGRVGNSGTEAALRGRGEGARLLFELWDGEPDKDRYFGQGLRPEMVRAKAKLEFGLP; translated from the coding sequence ATGCCGATCAAACCCGGCTGGGTTGTGCTCGCTCTGGTTACGCTTATAGCCTTGTGGCAGAGCGCCCAACTATCCAGTGCGCGCCGGCAGATGGCGGGTTTGCAGGCGGAAATTGTCCGACTAAAGCAAGAGCTGCAAAAAGGTCCCGAGGGCTTTATGCTGCCCCTGCCGGGCGCCTGCCTTCCCAAAACCGACAGCAACCTGCCCGGTGCCCCCCGCGAATACCGCAAAGGCACCAACCCCGGTTTTGTGTTTATCGATGGTGATGCTTGTGTGCCGGTGCGCTTTGGCATGGGGGTGGTGGCGGCGGCGGGGGGCGAGGTGATTAAGGCCGAGACCACTTACAAAGAGATGACCCGCGCCGACTTCGAGGCCCTGATTCGGGCGGTTGCCAATGGGGCCAGCCCCGAGCAAATGGATCGGCTGCGCGGGCGAGAGGTCTGGATTCGCCACCCAGGGGGCTTTACCACCGTATATGCCCACCTTTCCGAGATTGCCCCTGGCCTTAAGGTGGGCAGCAAGGTTCACAAAGGGCAGTGGATTGGCCGGGTGGGCAACAGCGGCACCGAGGCCGCCCTGCGGGGTCGGGGCGAGGGGGCACGGCTGCTCTTCGAGTTGTGGGATGGCGAGCCCGACAAAGACAGGTATTTTGGTCAGGGTCTGAGGCCCGAGATGGTGCGGGCCAAGGCCAAGCTCGAGTTCGGTCTCCCCTAG
- a CDS encoding methylglyoxal synthase has protein sequence MKALALIAHDGKKTDMVSFAKDHKTLLARFPLVATGTTGRLLQEKASLEVTRMLSGPLGGDQQIGAMVAEDKILAVIFLRDPLQAQPHEPDVQALMRVCDVHNVPLATNLTAAEAVLAWLQSELSANERQADR, from the coding sequence ATGAAAGCACTGGCCCTTATTGCCCACGATGGCAAGAAAACCGATATGGTCTCGTTTGCCAAAGACCACAAAACCCTGCTTGCGCGTTTTCCCCTGGTAGCCACTGGTACCACCGGGCGGCTACTGCAGGAAAAGGCCAGCCTGGAAGTAACCCGTATGCTTTCGGGGCCTCTGGGCGGCGATCAGCAGATCGGGGCCATGGTTGCCGAGGATAAAATACTGGCCGTTATTTTCCTGCGCGACCCGCTGCAGGCCCAGCCACACGAGCCTGACGTGCAAGCCCTGATGCGGGTTTGCGATGTTCACAACGTACCTCTTGCCACCAACCTAACGGCTGCCGAGGCCGTGCTGGCCTGGCTGCAAAGTGAGCTGTCGGCCAACGAGCGACAAGCAGACCGCTAG
- a CDS encoding AMP/ADP-polyphosphate phosphotransferase translates to MNKYRIQPNGSFRLKDYDPDETSAFKGGKQEALEALAKLNKRLETLQELLYAEGKHKVLVVLQAMDAGGKDGTIRAVFDGVNPSGVRVASFGVPTEHELARDYLWRVHQQVPRKGELVIFNRSHYEDVLVVRVKNLVPQQVWQKRYHHIREFERMLADEGTIILKFFLHISKEEQRKRLQERLDNPEKRWKFRKGDLEDRKLWDQYQEAFEVAIRETSTEYAPWYVIPANKNWYRNWLVGSILVETLEGLRMQYPQPQIGLEKIVIE, encoded by the coding sequence ATGAACAAATACCGCATCCAGCCCAATGGTTCTTTTCGCCTGAAGGACTATGACCCGGACGAGACCAGCGCCTTCAAGGGCGGCAAACAGGAAGCCCTGGAAGCCCTGGCCAAGCTCAACAAGCGCCTGGAAACGCTGCAAGAGCTGCTCTATGCGGAAGGTAAGCATAAAGTGCTGGTGGTGTTGCAGGCCATGGATGCGGGTGGCAAGGATGGCACCATCCGGGCGGTTTTCGATGGGGTAAATCCCAGCGGGGTACGGGTAGCCAGCTTTGGCGTACCCACCGAGCACGAGCTGGCCCGCGACTACCTCTGGCGTGTCCACCAGCAGGTGCCGCGCAAGGGCGAGCTGGTCATCTTCAACCGCTCCCATTACGAGGACGTGCTGGTGGTGCGGGTCAAAAACCTGGTGCCTCAGCAGGTTTGGCAGAAGCGCTACCACCACATCCGCGAGTTCGAGCGCATGCTGGCCGATGAGGGTACCATCATCCTCAAGTTCTTCCTGCACATCTCCAAAGAAGAGCAGCGCAAACGCCTGCAGGAACGCCTGGACAACCCCGAGAAGCGCTGGAAGTTTCGCAAGGGCGACCTCGAGGATCGAAAGCTATGGGATCAGTACCAGGAAGCCTTCGAGGTTGCTATCCGCGAAACCAGCACCGAGTATGCCCCCTGGTACGTGATTCCAGCCAACAAGAACTGGTACCGTAACTGGCTGGTCGGCAGCATCCTGGTAGAAACCCTCGAGGGCCTTAGGATGCAGTACCCCCAGCCCCAGATTGGTCTGGAAAAAATCGTAATCGAGTAG
- the lspA gene encoding signal peptidase II, with amino-acid sequence MNIATWLVPVLLVADQAIKLMVLWAVGPRIFDEGVGAIFLTNLFWIVDATFIKNTGAAFGIFQGGARILVWVSLVVGIGILLYLSTNHRRVSLLSQMAFSLIAAGALGNAIDRLGHGWVVDYVDINRTGIFILDSFPIWNLADACVVVGVFMLLLPQRKRRY; translated from the coding sequence ATGAACATCGCCACCTGGCTGGTTCCCGTCCTACTGGTCGCCGATCAGGCCATCAAACTTATGGTGTTGTGGGCGGTAGGCCCCCGCATTTTTGACGAAGGGGTGGGCGCCATTTTTCTGACCAATCTGTTCTGGATCGTGGACGCGACCTTCATCAAAAACACCGGCGCAGCCTTTGGAATTTTCCAGGGCGGTGCCCGCATTCTGGTCTGGGTGAGCCTGGTGGTGGGCATCGGGATTCTGCTCTATCTGAGCACGAACCACCGAAGGGTCTCGCTTCTGAGCCAGATGGCTTTTTCGCTAATTGCCGCAGGTGCCCTCGGCAACGCAATAGACCGTCTGGGCCACGGCTGGGTGGTGGACTATGTGGACATCAACCGCACAGGCATCTTTATCCTGGACAGCTTTCCCATCTGGAACCTGGCCGATGCTTGCGTGGTGGTTGGGGTTTTCATGCTGTTGCTGCCCCAGCGCAAGCGGCGCTACTGA
- the ftsH gene encoding ATP-dependent zinc metalloprotease FtsH yields MSNRINPWSLALVAILAYWLFTLFSGSNNARISIPYSDFISYVEQGKVARVILQEGRINGFFKAPERIKAGNTTETTDRFTVIALPAGYSDPQFTNLLRQNGVIIENRLPSIWPQLLYTVGPIAILIAFWWYFFMRSQGGAGQVMQFGQSRARQYGKERRVNTTFKDVAGHSEAKRELMEVVDFLKNPQKYIAIGAEIPKGVLLVGPPGTGKTLLTRAVAGEAGVPFFSVSASEFMEMFVGVGASRVRTLFEEARRNAPAIIFIDELDSIGRKRGAGIGGGHDEREQTLNQILSEMDGFEKDTSVIVLAATNRPDILDPALLRPGRFDRQVVIGLPTLEERKEILQVHMRGKKFAPDVNVENLARLTPQFSGADLKNLVNEAALQAARENATEIANVHFQTALDKIMLGLERGTLKLSEQEKRAVAYHEAGHAIAGEELPYADKTEKVSIVPRGMALGVRWSKPEERILMSKEHLEDTLAMTLAGRAAEELFVGTITTGAANDFKQATSLAKQMVLDWGMGDHFKNVAWGSNTGPIFLGEEIAKKQDHSEETSRLIDADIRAILDRAYERAKQVLSNNARAMHQLAAELLETEIVQGERVREIIAQSKQPEAATVAFNPEA; encoded by the coding sequence TTGTCTAATCGCATCAACCCCTGGAGCTTGGCTTTGGTCGCCATTCTGGCTTACTGGCTCTTTACCTTGTTTAGTGGCAGCAACAATGCCCGCATTAGCATTCCCTATAGCGATTTCATCAGCTATGTCGAGCAGGGCAAGGTAGCCCGGGTCATTTTGCAGGAAGGTCGCATCAACGGTTTTTTTAAGGCACCTGAGCGCATCAAGGCTGGCAACACCACTGAAACCACCGACCGCTTTACTGTTATTGCCCTTCCGGCGGGCTACAGCGATCCCCAGTTCACCAACCTTCTCCGTCAGAATGGCGTAATCATCGAAAATCGCCTGCCTAGCATCTGGCCCCAGCTTCTATATACCGTGGGGCCCATAGCGATACTTATCGCGTTCTGGTGGTACTTTTTTATGCGTTCGCAGGGCGGGGCCGGACAGGTTATGCAGTTTGGCCAGAGCCGGGCCCGTCAGTACGGCAAAGAGCGGCGGGTTAATACCACCTTCAAAGATGTGGCGGGCCACAGTGAAGCTAAGCGAGAGCTGATGGAAGTGGTGGACTTCCTCAAAAACCCGCAAAAATACATTGCCATTGGGGCCGAGATCCCCAAGGGTGTGCTGCTGGTGGGACCGCCCGGCACGGGTAAAACCCTCCTAACCCGTGCGGTAGCGGGCGAGGCTGGGGTGCCGTTTTTCTCGGTTTCGGCCTCGGAGTTTATGGAGATGTTTGTGGGGGTGGGGGCCAGCCGGGTGCGTACCCTGTTTGAGGAAGCCCGCCGCAATGCGCCAGCCATCATTTTCATTGATGAGCTGGACTCCATTGGCCGCAAGCGTGGGGCCGGTATTGGGGGGGGCCACGACGAACGCGAGCAGACCCTCAACCAAATTCTTTCCGAGATGGATGGTTTCGAGAAGGATACCAGCGTAATTGTGCTGGCTGCAACCAACCGCCCGGACATCCTCGACCCAGCTCTTTTGCGTCCAGGGCGCTTTGATCGCCAGGTGGTGATTGGGCTGCCTACCCTGGAAGAGCGCAAGGAAATCCTGCAGGTTCATATGCGGGGTAAAAAGTTTGCCCCTGATGTCAATGTAGAGAACCTGGCCCGTCTGACCCCCCAGTTCAGCGGTGCCGATCTGAAAAACCTGGTTAACGAGGCCGCCCTTCAGGCTGCCCGCGAAAATGCCACCGAGATTGCCAACGTGCACTTCCAGACCGCACTCGACAAAATTATGCTGGGCCTCGAGCGCGGCACCCTCAAGCTGAGTGAGCAGGAAAAGCGGGCTGTGGCCTACCACGAGGCCGGTCACGCTATTGCGGGCGAAGAGCTGCCTTATGCCGACAAGACCGAGAAGGTTTCGATTGTGCCCAGGGGAATGGCCCTCGGGGTGCGCTGGAGCAAGCCCGAGGAGCGTATCCTGATGAGCAAGGAGCACCTCGAGGACACCCTGGCCATGACCTTAGCGGGCCGGGCCGCCGAAGAGCTGTTTGTGGGCACCATCACCACTGGAGCGGCCAACGATTTCAAGCAGGCTACCAGTCTGGCCAAGCAGATGGTGCTTGACTGGGGCATGGGTGACCACTTCAAAAACGTGGCCTGGGGATCCAACACCGGCCCCATCTTCCTGGGCGAGGAAATTGCCAAGAAGCAAGACCACTCCGAGGAGACCAGCCGCCTTATTGATGCGGACATCAGGGCTATTCTGGATCGGGCTTACGAACGCGCTAAACAAGTGCTGTCCAACAATGCCAGGGCCATGCACCAGCTGGCCGCAGAACTCCTGGAAACAGAGATTGTGCAAGGCGAGCGGGTGCGGGAAATTATTGCCCAAAGCAAGCAGCCAGAAGCAGCTACCGTGGCTTTTAATCCCGAGGCCTGA
- a CDS encoding GNAT family N-acetyltransferase, whose translation MPQRYIPPPTPQYALESGPILLKDGRTATLRPARPEDRALFVDFLQRLSPQARTFRFFSEVNPETAADLLLRKPPDEDKVTLVVLTGDPERIIATGEYVQEGPGSTSAEVAFLVDDWYQGRGLGSLLLERLALIGVQRGIRRFHAFTLAENKQMLEVFKASGFKVESHAESGEVEVSFDIEPNPEMVARFELRERVATVASLLPVLRPRGVAVVGASRDPTSVGYQVLEHLVLNRFQGPVYPVNPAASPAAGEVPVVGSLLAYTSVKAVPGPIDLAIITTTRDKVLEAAEACGQRGVRALMVVTTDMDEPQTKALVQTCRRYGMRLLGPGSLALMSTSPDVQLCAGLAPRLPLRGRIAMSSQSGAVGLAVLEYAREMGMGFSNFVSLGAKADISSNDLIQYWEEDPETGLILLYVESFGNPRRFARLARRVGRKKPILAVRPGRDPVVEALFKQTGVVRAEDLEEVFDIAAILAHQPLPEGPRVALLTNASGPAYLAKDTLEAEGLHTYTRDLGSRATAEEYLAAARELLSGGYHAAIALFVPLGYATLEEITEALRTAFNEARAQGINIPVLTCFMTTGRPRVRLGAELVPSYRFPESAGRALAAAYVYAQWRKTPPGEIPDHGVQEDAARALVSRVKGRLNPEQVQELLGYFGLSLKPSARQGIAMVVRIRHDALFGPVLSLSLSGLPLGEQLLGIRITPLTDREALEMLQPLSGKAHLEGLQDLLLRVSRLVEELPEVEGLELNLLSQPNDTQIVQAQVWLRSDSAKK comes from the coding sequence ATGCCACAACGCTACATTCCACCCCCCACCCCACAGTACGCGCTCGAGTCCGGCCCCATCCTGCTCAAGGATGGTCGGACGGCCACCTTGCGCCCGGCCAGACCTGAAGACCGGGCCCTATTTGTGGACTTCCTCCAGCGCCTATCGCCCCAGGCCCGCACCTTTCGGTTTTTCTCCGAGGTCAACCCGGAAACCGCCGCCGACCTCCTCTTGCGTAAACCACCCGACGAAGACAAAGTAACCCTGGTGGTGCTCACCGGCGACCCCGAGCGCATCATCGCTACGGGCGAGTACGTACAGGAGGGGCCCGGCTCTACCTCAGCCGAGGTGGCTTTTCTGGTGGACGACTGGTACCAGGGGCGGGGCCTGGGCTCGTTGCTGCTCGAGCGACTGGCCCTGATTGGGGTTCAGCGGGGAATCCGGCGTTTTCATGCCTTCACGCTGGCCGAAAACAAGCAGATGCTGGAGGTGTTCAAGGCCAGCGGCTTCAAGGTTGAGTCGCACGCCGAATCCGGCGAGGTAGAGGTCAGTTTCGACATCGAACCCAACCCCGAGATGGTGGCCCGGTTTGAGCTGCGCGAGCGCGTGGCTACGGTGGCCTCGCTCCTTCCCGTCCTGCGCCCCAGGGGCGTGGCGGTGGTGGGCGCTTCCAGAGACCCCACCAGCGTTGGCTATCAGGTTCTGGAGCACCTGGTACTGAACCGTTTTCAAGGCCCGGTCTATCCGGTTAACCCAGCCGCCTCCCCCGCTGCAGGCGAGGTGCCGGTGGTGGGCTCGCTGCTGGCCTACACCTCGGTCAAGGCCGTGCCTGGCCCGATTGATCTGGCCATCATCACCACCACCCGCGACAAGGTGCTCGAAGCCGCCGAGGCCTGTGGGCAGCGGGGGGTGCGGGCTTTGATGGTGGTCACCACCGATATGGATGAGCCGCAAACCAAGGCCCTGGTTCAGACCTGTCGCCGCTACGGCATGCGGCTCTTGGGGCCAGGTTCGCTGGCCCTGATGAGCACCAGCCCCGATGTGCAGCTTTGCGCGGGTCTGGCCCCGCGTCTGCCCCTCCGTGGGCGCATCGCCATGTCCAGCCAGAGCGGGGCGGTGGGGCTGGCGGTGTTGGAGTATGCCCGCGAGATGGGAATGGGGTTTTCCAACTTTGTCTCGCTGGGCGCTAAGGCAGACATCTCCTCCAACGACCTGATCCAGTACTGGGAAGAAGACCCCGAGACCGGGCTCATTCTGCTGTACGTGGAGTCGTTTGGGAACCCCAGGCGCTTTGCCCGCCTGGCCAGACGGGTTGGGCGCAAAAAGCCTATTCTGGCGGTGCGGCCGGGGCGCGACCCGGTGGTAGAAGCCCTCTTCAAGCAGACCGGGGTGGTGCGGGCCGAAGACCTGGAAGAGGTGTTCGACATCGCCGCTATACTGGCCCACCAGCCCCTGCCGGAAGGCCCCCGGGTGGCCCTGCTTACTAATGCCTCGGGGCCGGCCTACCTGGCCAAAGATACCCTCGAGGCCGAGGGGCTACATACCTATACCCGCGATCTGGGCTCGAGGGCCACCGCCGAGGAATACCTGGCCGCCGCACGTGAGCTCCTCTCCGGTGGCTACCATGCTGCCATTGCCCTCTTCGTGCCGCTTGGCTACGCAACCCTGGAAGAGATAACCGAGGCGCTGCGAACAGCCTTCAACGAAGCCCGCGCTCAGGGCATCAACATCCCCGTGCTGACCTGCTTTATGACCACAGGGCGGCCAAGGGTACGGCTTGGGGCCGAGCTGGTGCCCTCGTATCGCTTTCCCGAGTCGGCAGGGCGGGCTTTGGCCGCAGCTTATGTGTACGCACAGTGGCGCAAAACCCCACCAGGGGAAATTCCCGACCACGGTGTGCAGGAAGACGCTGCTAGAGCCCTGGTGAGCAGGGTCAAAGGCCGCCTGAACCCAGAGCAAGTCCAGGAACTGCTGGGCTACTTTGGCCTCTCGCTAAAGCCATCCGCCCGCCAGGGCATTGCTATGGTCGTGCGAATCCGGCACGATGCCCTCTTTGGGCCGGTGTTGAGCCTATCCCTGAGCGGACTCCCGCTGGGCGAGCAGTTGCTGGGCATCCGCATCACCCCTCTTACCGACCGGGAAGCCCTGGAGATGCTACAGCCCCTGTCGGGTAAAGCCCACCTCGAGGGCCTGCAAGACCTGTTGCTGCGGGTTTCCCGCCTGGTGGAGGAGCTACCCGAGGTGGAAGGGCTCGAGCTCAACCTGCTGAGCCAGCCCAATGATACCCAGATTGTCCAGGCCCAGGTCTGGCTGCGAAGCGATTCGGCCAAAAAATAG
- a CDS encoding tetratricopeptide repeat protein, with the protein MQAVLEALHQGDYDTAFETLIRTLALAHGQEAAEAALLLAEAYSLYGEGGIEGANRALEEGLSSVPSLESHPRYRSILGEMRALEGASEEEVRQILPKTADPRALYHQAQALMYLGLPEEALEILNRPLELPAFLAWRAHTLRGKALERLGQAAEAAAAYREASRLAVGMEHYWNLIDASAMFVEAGMGLEALQALQEAESEISEVEDPEEAATRYYLLARSHLLLGNPNLALEAIQRALELERGGAEPAHGTPLVHGQALMQLGQPREAIEAFREAVRRAEEPDKSYALHELAVAYLEAGEFAEAEATLREVLRDPEYGHRGDIYGDLAEVLYRLGRYNEASLAAREAIRQGSPSAGYLILGSLAYDLLHLEEALEHYTQACETAPEGSRDWVMAQQMVVDTLAQLGFRRPGEIIARSEAVLPYLHPADEWHQTLSNYLERARSLLDGNRTLN; encoded by the coding sequence ATGCAAGCGGTACTCGAGGCCCTCCACCAAGGCGACTACGATACGGCGTTTGAAACGCTAATACGCACGTTGGCTTTAGCGCATGGGCAAGAAGCAGCCGAGGCCGCCTTGTTGCTGGCCGAGGCCTACTCGTTGTATGGCGAAGGGGGCATTGAGGGCGCCAACCGGGCGCTGGAAGAGGGTCTCAGCAGCGTACCTTCGCTGGAGTCTCATCCGCGCTATCGCTCCATCCTGGGCGAGATGCGCGCGCTGGAAGGTGCTTCGGAGGAGGAAGTACGGCAAATTTTGCCAAAAACTGCCGACCCCAGGGCCCTCTATCACCAGGCCCAGGCGCTGATGTACCTGGGTCTGCCGGAAGAGGCCCTGGAAATCTTGAACCGTCCCCTCGAGCTGCCTGCTTTCCTGGCCTGGCGTGCCCATACCCTGCGCGGTAAGGCCCTCGAACGGCTGGGGCAGGCCGCCGAGGCCGCAGCAGCATATAGAGAAGCTTCGCGTCTGGCGGTCGGCATGGAGCACTATTGGAACCTCATAGATGCCTCGGCGATGTTCGTGGAAGCCGGAATGGGCCTCGAGGCCCTGCAAGCTTTGCAAGAAGCCGAATCCGAAATATCTGAGGTGGAAGACCCCGAAGAGGCGGCCACCCGCTACTATCTCCTGGCCCGTAGCCACCTCTTGCTCGGCAACCCCAACCTGGCCCTCGAGGCCATCCAGCGGGCTTTGGAGCTAGAGCGGGGCGGAGCAGAGCCAGCGCACGGTACGCCTTTGGTGCACGGACAGGCCCTCATGCAGCTAGGGCAGCCCCGCGAGGCCATCGAGGCTTTCCGGGAGGCTGTGCGGCGCGCCGAAGAACCGGACAAAAGCTATGCTCTGCACGAGCTGGCCGTCGCCTATCTGGAAGCCGGCGAGTTTGCCGAGGCCGAGGCCACCTTGCGGGAGGTGCTGCGCGACCCCGAGTACGGCCACCGAGGCGATATCTATGGCGATCTGGCCGAGGTTCTGTATCGCCTGGGCCGCTACAACGAGGCCAGCTTGGCAGCCCGGGAGGCCATCCGTCAGGGAAGCCCAAGCGCCGGATACCTGATTCTGGGCAGCCTGGCCTACGATTTGTTGCACCTGGAAGAAGCCCTCGAGCACTACACCCAGGCCTGCGAAACGGCCCCCGAGGGCAGCCGCGACTGGGTCATGGCCCAGCAAATGGTGGTGGATACCCTGGCCCAGCTGGGTTTTCGTCGCCCAGGTGAAATAATTGCTCGCAGTGAGGCCGTCTTGCCCTACCTGCACCCTGCCGACGAATGGCATCAAACCCTCAGCAACTACCTCGAGCGGGCCCGCAGCCTGCTGGACGGAAATCGAACACTGAACTAA